Proteins encoded in a region of the Halarcobacter mediterraneus genome:
- a CDS encoding quinoprotein dehydrogenase-associated SoxYZ-like carrier, with the protein MLRVLLLIIFLFASINLYAKNPISSPNFDDIRKEIIADEKYVFDDKNILIKVPKFADNPLQVPIFVDAKKIKNAKRLILFADFNPITKIIDMDLEKLLPIVSLNIKVAQETPIRALVLDKNGLWHIGSENIKSFGGGCSVGSLSSLNEELKKLLGKGKISVYKNNTTFKIKSSIFHPMETGLVFGNEEFYINKIRIKTDKNIVLSTIKTYSSISENPRFTFETKEETKNFILELHDTSGNEFLLSSKK; encoded by the coding sequence ATGCTACGAGTATTACTTCTTATAATATTTCTTTTTGCAAGTATTAATTTATATGCAAAAAACCCTATTTCATCACCAAACTTTGATGATATTAGGAAAGAAATAATTGCTGATGAAAAGTATGTTTTTGATGATAAAAATATACTTATAAAAGTTCCAAAATTTGCAGATAATCCACTTCAGGTTCCTATTTTTGTAGATGCAAAAAAAATAAAAAATGCAAAAAGATTAATACTTTTTGCAGACTTTAATCCTATTACAAAAATTATAGATATGGATTTAGAAAAACTTTTACCCATAGTTTCATTAAATATTAAAGTTGCTCAAGAAACACCAATAAGAGCCCTAGTTTTAGATAAAAATGGTCTTTGGCATATTGGAAGTGAAAATATAAAAAGTTTTGGTGGAGGATGTTCTGTTGGTAGTCTTTCTTCTTTAAATGAAGAATTAAAAAAACTTTTGGGAAAGGGTAAGATTTCAGTTTATAAAAACAATACTACTTTTAAAATAAAAAGTTCAATCTTTCATCCAATGGAAACAGGATTAGTTTTTGGAAATGAAGAATTTTATATAAATAAAATAAGAATAAAAACAGATAAAAATATAGTTTTATCAACTATAAAAACCTATTCATCAATTAGTGAAAACCCTAGATTCACTTTTGAAACAAAAGAAGAAACAAAAAACTTTATATTAGAACTTCATGATACATCAGGAAATGAATTTCTTTTAAGTAGTAAAAAATGA
- a CDS encoding ATP-binding cassette domain-containing protein → MNKCEKNILEFNNVNFFYGKKQILNDVTFNIKKGEFFVLLGLNGVGKSTIFSLITRLLKLEDGKIFINGESIENYTKSLKDIGVVFQEATLDLDLTVKQNLYYYGALKGLAFEESLESIKKEIEKLNLDKFLDTPARNLSGGQRRKVEILRALINKPKLLLLDEPTVGLDLKARFDILDYVRQLVKYKNLSVLWISHLFDEVENKDSIALIKNGEIIEQTKVENLLLKYEQKNLVDIFNEIME, encoded by the coding sequence ATGAATAAGTGTGAAAAGAATATTTTAGAATTTAATAATGTAAATTTCTTTTATGGAAAAAAACAGATATTAAATGATGTAACTTTTAATATTAAAAAGGGTGAGTTTTTTGTTTTACTTGGATTAAATGGAGTAGGAAAGTCAACTATTTTCTCTCTTATTACAAGATTATTAAAACTTGAAGATGGAAAAATCTTTATAAATGGTGAATCTATAGAAAATTATACAAAGTCATTAAAAGATATTGGAGTAGTTTTTCAAGAAGCTACTTTGGATTTAGATTTAACAGTAAAACAAAACTTATATTATTATGGAGCATTAAAAGGGCTTGCCTTTGAAGAGAGTTTAGAAAGTATTAAAAAAGAAATAGAAAAACTAAACTTAGATAAATTTCTTGATACTCCAGCAAGGAATTTAAGTGGAGGACAAAGAAGAAAAGTTGAAATACTAAGAGCCTTAATAAACAAACCAAAACTTTTACTTTTAGATGAACCAACAGTAGGACTTGATTTAAAAGCAAGATTTGATATTTTAGATTATGTAAGACAATTAGTTAAATATAAAAACTTATCAGTTCTTTGGATTAGTCACTTATTTGATGAGGTAGAAAATAAAGATAGCATAGCTTTAATTAAAAATGGAGAAATTATTGAACAAACAAAGGTTGAAAATTTGCTTTTGAAATATGAACAAAAGAATTTAGTAGATATCTTTAATGAAATAATGGAATAA
- a CDS encoding porin family protein, translating into MKKLGLLSLLTSVVLTSMNAGELDLISDLKVSGDVRVRGVSVEGDSSAGLNMDKQEFESRLRLNLDFTVDEVVKIHTRIVADNNAWGNNDNDEFTWDEAYVTVPFNENKFLLAGRIEDSYGTKFYGSNGDPIDLAYVGYNPRPDILLYAFDYKAVEGSVTNQSSSLGISGTGDGDFDAYSVGGQITIDEMLLGGRYVYLQNNTEVPDGFADANSHMFNAFALGKYSGFEIQAQVEKRTGDKYSSGIVDEKMFGAYLNVARNFGPLKVGIAALTTEEGYVSGPDLPVSYLTNDDLGMAALGRVGFYGDTRLFALNLGYKMNKDLTLEGNLAHHSIDDMGFNNINEDIKITEYNLGVSYKLTKHTNVTLRYAKGNFDEDNLKDIETIVAAVEINF; encoded by the coding sequence ATGAAGAAGCTTGGTTTATTGAGTTTACTTACGTCAGTGGTATTAACATCAATGAATGCTGGGGAATTAGATTTAATATCTGATTTAAAGGTCAGTGGAGATGTTAGAGTAAGAGGTGTTTCTGTAGAAGGAGATAGTTCTGCTGGATTAAATATGGATAAACAAGAATTTGAATCAAGACTTAGATTAAATCTTGATTTTACAGTTGATGAGGTGGTAAAAATTCATACAAGAATTGTTGCAGATAATAATGCTTGGGGAAATAATGATAATGATGAGTTTACCTGGGATGAAGCTTATGTAACGGTTCCTTTTAATGAAAATAAATTTTTATTAGCTGGTAGAATTGAAGATAGCTATGGTACAAAATTTTATGGTAGTAATGGAGACCCTATTGATTTGGCATATGTAGGATACAATCCTCGTCCAGATATTCTTTTATATGCCTTTGATTATAAAGCTGTTGAAGGTTCTGTAACTAATCAAAGTTCAAGTTTAGGAATTAGTGGTACAGGAGATGGCGATTTTGATGCTTATTCTGTTGGTGGGCAAATTACAATAGATGAAATGCTATTAGGTGGAAGATATGTATATTTACAAAATAATACAGAAGTCCCAGATGGTTTTGCTGATGCTAATAGCCATATGTTTAATGCTTTTGCTTTAGGAAAATATTCAGGATTTGAAATTCAAGCACAAGTAGAAAAAAGAACAGGAGACAAATATTCATCAGGAATTGTAGATGAAAAAATGTTTGGAGCATATTTAAATGTAGCAAGAAATTTTGGACCATTAAAAGTTGGAATTGCAGCGCTTACTACAGAAGAAGGATATGTTTCAGGTCCAGATTTACCAGTATCTTATTTAACTAATGATGATTTAGGAATGGCAGCATTAGGAAGAGTTGGTTTTTATGGAGATACAAGATTATTTGCTTTAAATCTTGGATATAAAATGAACAAAGATTTAACACTTGAAGGAAATTTAGCACATCATTCAATTGATGATATGGGTTTTAATAATATAAATGAAGATATAAAAATAACAGAGTACAATTTAGGAGTCTCTTATAAACTTACAAAACATACGAATGTTACTCTTAGATATGCAAAAGGAAATTTCGATGAGGATAATTTAAAAGATATTGAAACTATAGTTGCAGCAGTTGAGATTAATTTTTAA
- a CDS encoding quinoprotein relay system zinc metallohydrolase 1, producing MRVFILIIAFIAVTSAKDFDYNLKAIQLAKNSYYIYGKEEYFSIQNGGDIANVSFIETNKSVILIDTGSSFAYGNQVKRLIEEKTKKPVKHIINTHHHSDHFLGNNAFKNATIYSDKFTAKEIKKNGELYIKNLVALLGETMKGTKIKNVDIILQNDNKDFDGYKLHFFYLKGHTKSDLVIYDKNTNILYASDLVFNNRALATIDANLKEWVNSLNLLKKIDYDICVPGHGKAFKDKTPLDLDIKYLNFLKTTLEYGNKNGLNVFEILDLKVPKEIKNFSMFEEEYERSIINLSNKQ from the coding sequence ATGAGAGTTTTTATACTAATAATAGCCTTTATTGCAGTAACTTCTGCAAAAGACTTTGATTATAACTTAAAGGCTATTCAACTAGCAAAGAATAGCTATTATATTTATGGCAAAGAAGAATACTTTTCTATACAAAATGGTGGAGATATTGCTAATGTATCATTTATAGAAACAAATAAAAGTGTTATACTTATTGATACAGGTAGTTCTTTTGCCTATGGAAATCAAGTAAAAAGACTTATTGAAGAAAAAACTAAAAAGCCTGTAAAACATATAATAAATACCCACCATCACTCAGATCATTTTTTAGGGAATAATGCTTTTAAGAATGCAACAATTTATTCAGATAAATTCACTGCAAAAGAAATAAAAAAAAATGGAGAACTTTATATAAAGAATTTAGTTGCCCTATTAGGTGAAACTATGAAAGGAACTAAGATAAAAAATGTGGACATAATACTACAAAATGATAATAAAGATTTTGATGGATATAAGTTACACTTTTTTTATCTTAAAGGTCATACAAAAAGTGATTTAGTTATTTATGACAAAAATACAAATATCCTATATGCTTCAGATTTAGTTTTTAATAATAGAGCTTTGGCAACTATAGATGCTAATTTAAAAGAATGGGTTAATAGTCTAAACTTATTAAAAAAAATAGATTATGATATTTGTGTTCCAGGACATGGGAAAGCTTTTAAAGATAAAACTCCTCTTGATTTAGATATCAAATATCTAAATTTTTTAAAAACAACTTTAGAATATGGAAATAAAAATGGCTTAAATGTTTTTGAGATTTTAGATTTAAAAGTTCCTAAAGAGATAAAAAACTTTTCAATGTTTGAAGAAGAGTACGAAAGAAGTATTATAA
- the pedF gene encoding cytochrome c-550 PedF: protein MSIINKITCSLLITSTLAFAHGDAAPQKVDTQGLPEIGYDVYTNPFSGNEKAIEVGKTAYNQNCARCHGLEGKSGGIAPDLRLLTDGDDEYFAGMVRAGVVRNDNVYMPPFPDDIIPNSALWAIYSYLETLPEED from the coding sequence ATGAGCATTATAAATAAAATTACATGTTCACTATTAATAACTTCTACTTTAGCATTTGCTCATGGTGATGCTGCACCTCAAAAAGTAGATACACAAGGTTTACCAGAAATTGGATATGACGTATATACAAATCCTTTTTCTGGAAATGAAAAAGCAATAGAAGTAGGTAAAACTGCATATAATCAAAATTGTGCTAGATGTCATGGTTTAGAAGGAAAATCAGGTGGAATTGCACCAGATTTAAGATTATTAACAGATGGAGATGATGAATATTTTGCGGGTATGGTTAGAGCTGGAGTTGTTAGAAATGACAATGTATATATGCCTCCATTTCCAGATGATATAATTCCTAATTCTGCACTTTGGGCTATTTATAGCTATTTAGAAACACTTCCTGAAGAAGATTAA
- a CDS encoding ABC transporter permease, translating into MNIYFNCLKGIVYKELIRFFKQKSRFFSALIRPLLWLCIFSIGLKPSLELILTSPYEKAVDYETYIIPGLVGMVILFNGMQSSLTMIFDREMGSMKILLASYINRNYLIFCKMFATSIVSTIQALTFLIVARIYGIEISFFAIILTVPLIILSSIILNAFALFLSSVIKELENFASVMNFVIFPMFFLSSALYPLSQIKEASFLIYKISCFNPFTYMIEAIRHSLYFQIDMYSLLILFCSFIVSLVIAFLGFKVKKVNK; encoded by the coding sequence ATGAATATATATTTTAATTGCCTAAAAGGTATAGTTTATAAAGAGTTAATAAGGTTTTTTAAACAAAAAAGTAGATTTTTTTCAGCTTTAATTAGACCATTATTATGGTTATGTATCTTTTCAATAGGTCTAAAACCAAGTTTAGAATTAATACTAACTTCTCCTTATGAAAAAGCAGTGGATTATGAAACTTATATTATTCCCGGTTTAGTAGGTATGGTTATACTTTTTAATGGAATGCAAAGTTCTTTAACTATGATTTTTGATAGAGAAATGGGTAGTATGAAAATTTTATTAGCTTCTTATATAAATAGAAATTATCTTATTTTTTGTAAAATGTTTGCTACTTCAATAGTTTCAACAATACAAGCTTTGACTTTTTTAATTGTAGCAAGAATATATGGAATTGAAATTAGCTTTTTTGCTATTATTCTGACTGTTCCTCTTATAATTTTATCTTCAATAATTTTAAATGCTTTTGCACTTTTTTTATCTTCAGTTATTAAAGAGTTAGAAAATTTTGCTTCAGTGATGAATTTTGTTATCTTTCCAATGTTTTTTTTAAGTTCAGCTTTATATCCTTTATCTCAAATAAAAGAAGCCTCTTTTTTAATATATAAGATTTCTTGTTTCAATCCTTTTACATATATGATTGAAGCAATAAGACATAGTTTATATTTTCAAATTGATATGTACTCTTTATTAATATTATTTTGTTCTTTTATTGTTTCATTAGTAATTGCATTTTTAGGTTTTAAAGTAAAAAAGGTAAATAAATAA